The following proteins are encoded in a genomic region of Vibrio spartinae:
- the trpB gene encoding tryptophan synthase subunit beta has product MSKLNAYFGEFGGQFVPQILVPALDQLEQAFIDAQEDPEFQAEFMSLLQEYAGRPTALTLTQNLTKGTKTKLYLKREDLLHGGAHKTNQVLGQALLAKRMGKQEIIAETGAGQHGVATAIACALLGLKCRVYMGAKDIERQSPNVFRMRLMGATVIPVHAGSSTLKDACNEAMRDWSASYETSHYLLGTAAGPHPFPTIVREFQRIIGEETKHQILAREGKLPDAVIACVGGGSNAIGMFADFIEEENVRLIGVEPGGKGVETHQHGAPLKYGKTGIYLGMKSPLMQDAYGQIEESYSVSAGLDFPSVGPQHAHLNAIGRAEYENITDDEALDAFQELARHEGIIPALESSHALAHALKMARSEPEKEQTLVVNLSGRGDKDIFTVHKILEEKGVLS; this is encoded by the coding sequence ATGTCTAAACTTAACGCCTACTTCGGCGAGTTCGGTGGCCAGTTTGTCCCACAAATACTGGTTCCGGCACTTGATCAGTTAGAACAGGCTTTTATTGACGCTCAAGAAGACCCTGAATTTCAGGCCGAATTTATGTCTCTGCTTCAAGAATACGCAGGACGTCCGACAGCGCTCACCCTCACCCAAAACCTGACCAAAGGTACCAAGACCAAACTGTATCTCAAACGAGAAGATTTGCTGCATGGCGGCGCTCATAAAACCAATCAGGTGCTCGGACAAGCTCTGTTGGCCAAACGAATGGGTAAACAAGAAATCATCGCAGAGACGGGCGCCGGGCAGCATGGTGTTGCAACAGCCATTGCCTGTGCACTGTTGGGGTTAAAATGCCGGGTTTACATGGGTGCCAAAGACATTGAACGTCAAAGTCCGAATGTGTTTCGGATGCGTTTGATGGGTGCAACCGTCATTCCTGTCCACGCGGGGTCATCAACACTCAAAGATGCTTGTAACGAAGCGATGCGCGACTGGTCAGCAAGCTACGAAACATCCCACTATTTATTAGGTACGGCTGCGGGGCCTCACCCATTCCCGACCATTGTGCGGGAATTCCAGAGAATTATCGGGGAAGAGACAAAACATCAAATTTTAGCGCGTGAAGGTAAATTACCGGATGCGGTGATCGCCTGTGTGGGGGGCGGTTCAAATGCGATTGGTATGTTTGCTGATTTTATTGAAGAAGAAAATGTCCGCTTGATCGGAGTCGAACCCGGTGGGAAAGGGGTTGAAACTCATCAGCATGGTGCACCATTAAAATATGGCAAAACCGGGATTTATCTGGGCATGAAATCCCCACTGATGCAAGATGCGTATGGTCAGATTGAAGAATCTTATTCGGTTTCTGCCGGGCTCGATTTTCCATCAGTCGGTCCGCAGCATGCTCATTTAAATGCAATCGGCAGAGCCGAATATGAAAATATCACCGATGACGAAGCTCTGGATGCTTTTCAAGAATTGGCTCGTCATGAAGGCATTATCCCGGCTCTTGAGTCTTCTCATGCTTTAGCCCATGCCCTCAAAATGGCTCGCAGCGAACCAGAGAAAGAACAGACGCTGGTGGTGAACTTATCTGGACGAGGTGACAAAGATATTTTCACCGTCCATAAAATCTTAGAAGAAAAAGGAGTGCTGTCATGA